TTTTTCGGGGTCGAGCGAGCGGATGCAAATCCGGAAATCTTCCTCTTGTGTCGGAGCTTCCCGGCGTTACGCCGGGAAGCTTCAACGGGCCCCTAAAGTCGCTTCGCTCCTGACTGCCCCGGCCCGTTCACGCTCTTCCTCCCTTATGCTACGCTCGCCTACCCTCCGGGGTTTGTTAAAGACAAAAATCTCACAGCGCTTTTGTTTTTGCATTTAAAACAACCCCGGGCATAAGGCGGAGCGAACATAGGGATGGGGGAGGGCCGAGCCCGGAGGAAGGAGGCGGAAAGAGAGCGGAGCCTTATGCCCAAAAAGAGCGCGGCAGCGCGATAAAAGGCTTTTTGCGAAAATGTTTGAGCAGAAAAATTTTGCCCGCCCTAAAATACAAAAAGCCCCGTCCGTTTCCGGGCGGGGCTTTTCTTAATTCCAGGGGCTTTATGCGCCTTACTGCGCCGCCTTCGCCCTTTCGAGATACCTTCCTTCGGTCGTATCGACCCTTATGACCTCCCCTGACTCTATGAAACCTGGCACGTTCACGACGAGTCCGGTCTCCAGCGTCGCGGGCTTCTGGGAAGCTGTAACGGTCGCGCTCTTCATAAACGGGGCAGTATCCACGACCTTAAGCTCCACGACCTTCGGCGGGTCAACTCCCACGGGCGCGCCGTTATAATACTCGACCATGAACTTTATATTCGGGATGAGGTAGAAGGTGTTGTCCCCGAGTATCTCCTTCGAGAGCGAGACCTGCTCGTAGTTCTCGCTATTCATGAAATGGTAGTCGTCGCCGTCGTTATAGAGGTACTCCATCTCGTGCTGCTCGAGGTGGGCTTTCTCGAGCTTGTCCTCCGAGCGGAACCTGTTCTCCACGCTCGAACCGGTCTTCAGGTGCTTCAATTTCGTCTGCACCATGCCGCGCCAGTTCCCGGGCGTTATATGCTGCACGGACACGACCCTGTACGGCTCCCCGTTAAAGAGGATCGTCATCCCTACTCTCAATTGCGTTGCCGCTATCATCTGGATCCCGTACTCCTTTCAAGTCTTGTGCGGCCATTATAACATGGGGCCGCGCCGTATTTCATTATTTTAGGCAACCTCTAAAAATCAGAGATCTTTCCCGAAATCAAGGAAGGCCGGGGAAAAGGTCAATTTTTAGGGGTTGCCTTTTACGTACTTGGAGACGAGGTCTTTCGTGTTCCGGGCATTAAGCGTCCGGAAGTAGAGGTCGAGTTTCTTCTCCGTCTCCGCGGCTATGGCCTTTTTCCTGTCCTCGTCGAGGGTCCAGATCTTATCCTTGAACGGGCCGAAGCCCTTCTTCCTCGTCTTGTAGATGAACTGCTCTTCGGTATCAGCGGGCTTTCTCTCGTCGGAGTGCTTATCGGCAAGGTGCCTGTATATATCTTTTTTGAGGTCTTCGGGGAAAGCCGGGTTGTCATAGATTATATTCTGGAAGCCGGTCGCGAGGTGCACCTCTGAGGCCCCGTTCTTGGTAAAGAGGTCGAAGGCGTCGTCCGGGAGCGTCGATGCGCCGTGCTGGACCACCCCTGAGAGGTGATATGCCTCCCTCGCGACCTTCGAAAGCCTGGCAATGGTGTCGAAATCGACCTTCACCTTGGCAATGGTGCCGTCCGGCAGCACGACCCCTCCGTGCGAGGTGCCGGTCTGTATGCTTATCTTGCTTATGCCCTTTTTGCCCTTGGGCAGGGCCGCAAGGAAGCCGTCCATGAAGGCCCTGAGCTCCTCCTCGGTCGAGTTCTTGCCGCCCACCTCGCCTATCTCTCCGCCAACAGAGATGGTCACGCCCTTTGGCTCGTTCTCCCTTATGTAGTCCGTAAGGATGGCTGTTGTCTCGAAGTTTGGCCTCTGCTGCTCGATAACGGTCGGCTTTGTAAGGTCCACGACCGTCGAGGCGTCTATGTCAATATTAAGAAATCCCCCGTCTATCGCCTCTTTTATAAGCTTCTTAAGGTCCCTTATCTCGGCTTCCCTGTCCTGAACGTATTTCTTCGCGTTTATCTGAAAGTGGTCGCCCTGAAGGAAAACCGGGCCCCTCCACCCTTCCTTTATGGCGGCCGCCAGGCAGCAGGCCGTGTATTCCGCAGGCCTCTGCTCGGTGTATCCTATCTCGCTCTTTGCTATCTCGAATATGAAGGTGCCCGAGTTATTTCTCTGGGCCGACCTGAAAATAGCCCGGGCAGTGTCGTATGTTAGGCCGCGGATGTTTATGGCCGGCACCGTGAAGCCCCCGCATTCGCCCCTGCCCATGGCCTCGTAAAGGCCCTGTATGGATGCTGAGCGTATGCCAAGGCTCAGGCCGATGTACTTTATGAGCCTCCTCGATACATCCCGCACCTCCTCATTGGAGCTGAAGACGGCGTTGTAGACGAGCTTGTCTATGACCGCGCCCCGGACGAGCTTCTCGTCGAGGACCTCGACCGCCCCCTCCTTGACCTCCTTCACGGCGCCCTTGAGGGCGTCATAGAGACTGCCGACGGACTTGAAATCCATTGAAAAACCTCCTTTCGCCGCTTCCGGTCAAACTTTTTTTGATATGTTTCAGGGCGATCCAAAACCGGAAATTACTTCCGGGATAGATCGCCTCTAAGCCTTTTGAAGGGTGGTTCGAAAAGGGTGCAAAGGGTGTTTTTAAGCGCGCCTGTCCTGCCCCTCTGAATATTCGATTAGCCGGCTGGGAAAACGACCTGCCTCCGGGGAATATGCCTCCCCGCCCCTTAACTTTCTAACATAATAGGCTTATTCCATCAAGGGGAGTTTCCGGAGTCCCCGGTCGGACCCGGTTTTTTATCCGAACAGCCTCTAAAAATTAGAGAGATTTTCCCGCTTTTCCCGGAAGGCCGGGAATAATAAGCGGAGCATATAAGGATAATATGTGAGCATTTTTATCCCAGTAACTACGCAGAGCCCGGGGAAAAGATCAATTTCAGACGTTGCCCAATCAGTATAGCATAAGAATTTCGGATGAAAGCTACTTCAGGAGCTCCCTGGCGATCTCGATGAGCTTTTTGGGCTCAAAGGGCTTCAATACGCAGGGGCAGCCGCTTCCGGAAAGGAAATCCTTTGCCTCCTGGCTGAAGACGTCTCCGGTAAGGATTATGACCTTGTCTTTAAGGTAGGCGTGTTTCTTAAGTATGTTGTCATAGAGGTCGGTCCCGCCGTAGCCCGGCATCTTAAGGTCGGTAACGACCAGGGCCACTTTCTCCTTATCCAGAATATCAAGGGCCTCCCTTCCGTCCCTCGCGGTCTCTACCCTGAAGCCCTCCCTCGTGAAGATGTCCTCGAGGGTCTCCCTTATGGACTTCTCGTCGTCTACGATGAGGACCTTTTTCCCAGAGGCCGCGACTTCCCCGGCCTCGGCGAGCTTCCCGGACTTGCTTATCCATTGCGCCATCTCAACTACCGGGAGCTCGACTGTGACAACGGCCCCCCCCTCTTCCGGGCTCGTGATCTCTATGGAGCCGCCGTGCTCGGTCACTATGCCGTGGGTTATGGAGAGGCCGAGGCCCGTGCCCTTGCCCACGTCCTTGGTCGTGAAGAACGGGTCGAAGACCTTGTGTATGACGTCCCTGGAAACTCCGGGCCCGTCGTCCTGGAATGAGATCACGATCCTCTTTCGTTCCACGCGGGTGGATATCTCGAGCCGCCCCTTGCCCTTCTTCGCGACCATCGCGTCTTCGGCGTTGTTTATGATGTTAATGAAGACCTGCTGCATCTGGAAGAGGTCGACCATGGTCCTCGGAAGCCCGTTCTCGAGCTTCAGGGAGACCTGGATGTTGTTGGCCTTTAGCGAATACTCCCGGAGCTCTATCGTGTGCCTGATTATCTCGTTTATGCTGTGGTATTCCCTCTCGGTCTTCTTGGCCCTGGCAAAGGTGAGGAGGTTCTGCACTATCTTTGCCGTCCGGAGCGACTCGTGGTAGATCTTCCGGAGCTTGTCTTTGATGTCGTCGAGCTTTTTATCCCCTGGCGTGTCCATGAGTATCTGGCTGAAGCCCATAATGCCCATGAGGGGGTTATTGAGCTCATGCGCGATCCCGGCGACGAGCTTCCCCAAGCTCGATAGCTTCTCCGAGTGAAGGAGCTGCTCGCGCAGCAGCTTCTCGTGAGTTATGTCCCTGGCGACGTGCACGCTAGCCCATACCTTGCCCTCGGCGTTGAAGACCGGGAAGGTGGTTATCTTGTAGCTCCCGTCGAAGACGAGGTCTTCCACCTCGGCGTTGGCCACCTCGCCCGTGGCAAGGGTCCTCGAATGGGGGCACATCTCCTTCTGCTCGTGCCTGCAGTAAAGGAGCTGGTAGCACTTCCTCCCGATTAGCTCCTCGGGAGTGGAATTGAACTTACGGGCGAGCGCCTTGTTTATCTTTATTATCTTGTACTCGTTATCGTGTATGGAGATGAGGTCCTGGATGGCGTCGAAGGTCGCGACCCACTCCTCCTTGCTCTTCATGACGAGCCCGAATAGCTTTGTGTTCTCCTCTGCCCTCTTCTCAAGCGAGTCGAGCATGCTGTTGAAGGCCTTGGCCAGATACCCTATCTCGTCCTCGGCCTCGACGTTTATCCGCTCGTTTATGCCGGCCTCGCCGTCCGCTATCCGCCTTATTATCTCTACGTTCTTCCTGATGGGGCCTGTAATGGATTTCCGGATGAGGAGCGATAGGAGTATCCCGCCAATGCCTATTGCGAAGATGCCGGAGAGGATCCACTGGTTCCGGCTTTGCGAGAGCATCCCGTACATGTCGGAAAGGGGGGTCCTTATGACGAGTATGCCCCTGGCGTCCTCGCTCACATGGCAGCTTTTGCACTTGGGCTTCTTTTCAATCGGTTGGAGGTAGGTGAATAGCGGCTCATCGCCGTTCCTGTCTATGTAGTATACCTCGCCCCTTTGCCAGTCCTTTCGGAACTTCGCGAGCGCGTCCCTGAACTCCGGGTCGTCGACGCCCCTGGCCCGAGGGCTCTCTTCCATGTCGGGGTGGCCCGCCAGCCATTCCGGCCGTATCTCGCCGAATTCCTTCTCGACCGCCCTTATGGTCTTAAGGTCCTTGAAGGCCTCCTCGGTGCCGTTGCTCCTTACTATATAGACGCTTTCGATGCCGGGCGTCTTGCTCAAGGAGTTTATAAGGTGGCGCGCGAGATCCGCCCTCTCCTCTATCATGTCCTCGTAGATGGCGGTAAGGATGGGCTGGGCCATGAACCGGGAGGCCCGGAGCTTCTCCTCCAGGAGCTCCCTTTCCTTGTTGCTGATTTCCCAGTATATGGAGATGACGACGCCGAAGGTGATGAGCCCGATGATTAGGACGAGTATCCTGGAATGTAGGCTTTTCTTGAGCATACCGCTACAGAGCGCTTGGGATTAGGTTAACGGACCCGCAGCAAGCCCCTTTCAGGCTGAGTTTACGCGCACTCCCGCATCCAATACGCGGAAGAAAATACTTTTCGCTTTTCTGGATATTTACTCTTATCGGACGAATGCTGGAATATTTTAGCCCATTTTGAATAGGCCGGGTAGAAAAAAAACGGGGACTGGCGGGAGAGCGATTACTCGCCTTTGAGGTTGCGGCCCATGAGCTCGAGCACCGCCTCCCTGGGCTGCTTCCTTTCGTAAATAACGCTATATACCGCCTCGGTAATAGGCATCTCGACGCCGTTTCCGGAGG
Above is a window of Deltaproteobacteria bacterium DNA encoding:
- the efp gene encoding elongation factor P, which codes for MIAATQLRVGMTILFNGEPYRVVSVQHITPGNWRGMVQTKLKHLKTGSSVENRFRSEDKLEKAHLEQHEMEYLYNDGDDYHFMNSENYEQVSLSKEILGDNTFYLIPNIKFMVEYYNGAPVGVDPPKVVELKVVDTAPFMKSATVTASQKPATLETGLVVNVPGFIESGEVIRVDTTEGRYLERAKAAQ
- a CDS encoding response regulator; protein product: MLKKSLHSRILVLIIGLITFGVVISIYWEISNKERELLEEKLRASRFMAQPILTAIYEDMIEERADLARHLINSLSKTPGIESVYIVRSNGTEEAFKDLKTIRAVEKEFGEIRPEWLAGHPDMEESPRARGVDDPEFRDALAKFRKDWQRGEVYYIDRNGDEPLFTYLQPIEKKPKCKSCHVSEDARGILVIRTPLSDMYGMLSQSRNQWILSGIFAIGIGGILLSLLIRKSITGPIRKNVEIIRRIADGEAGINERINVEAEDEIGYLAKAFNSMLDSLEKRAEENTKLFGLVMKSKEEWVATFDAIQDLISIHDNEYKIIKINKALARKFNSTPEELIGRKCYQLLYCRHEQKEMCPHSRTLATGEVANAEVEDLVFDGSYKITTFPVFNAEGKVWASVHVARDITHEKLLREQLLHSEKLSSLGKLVAGIAHELNNPLMGIMGFSQILMDTPGDKKLDDIKDKLRKIYHESLRTAKIVQNLLTFARAKKTEREYHSINEIIRHTIELREYSLKANNIQVSLKLENGLPRTMVDLFQMQQVFINIINNAEDAMVAKKGKGRLEISTRVERKRIVISFQDDGPGVSRDVIHKVFDPFFTTKDVGKGTGLGLSITHGIVTEHGGSIEITSPEEGGAVVTVELPVVEMAQWISKSGKLAEAGEVAASGKKVLIVDDEKSIRETLEDIFTREGFRVETARDGREALDILDKEKVALVVTDLKMPGYGGTDLYDNILKKHAYLKDKVIILTGDVFSQEAKDFLSGSGCPCVLKPFEPKKLIEIARELLK
- a CDS encoding class II fructose-bisphosphate aldolase; protein product: MDFKSVGSLYDALKGAVKEVKEGAVEVLDEKLVRGAVIDKLVYNAVFSSNEEVRDVSRRLIKYIGLSLGIRSASIQGLYEAMGRGECGGFTVPAINIRGLTYDTARAIFRSAQRNNSGTFIFEIAKSEIGYTEQRPAEYTACCLAAAIKEGWRGPVFLQGDHFQINAKKYVQDREAEIRDLKKLIKEAIDGGFLNIDIDASTVVDLTKPTVIEQQRPNFETTAILTDYIRENEPKGVTISVGGEIGEVGGKNSTEEELRAFMDGFLAALPKGKKGISKISIQTGTSHGGVVLPDGTIAKVKVDFDTIARLSKVAREAYHLSGVVQHGASTLPDDAFDLFTKNGASEVHLATGFQNIIYDNPAFPEDLKKDIYRHLADKHSDERKPADTEEQFIYKTRKKGFGPFKDKIWTLDEDRKKAIAAETEKKLDLYFRTLNARNTKDLVSKYVKGNP